In Thermococcus sp. 21S7, the genomic window ATCGAGGCGATTGCCTTGATTCCAAGCCATTCAATGGCGTACTGGTCGGGGGGCATCTGAATCACCGCGGTGCGGTTTTCATCAACGAGGGCGCGGTACGCCTCCATTATCGTCCTTACCCTCACCTCGAAATCCCGGTATTCCGCCCGGTACACCTCGGCGTTGACCGGGTCCGCGCCCTCAAGGGCTTTTTCGGCGGCCCGTGCGATCGCCAGCGCGTTTGTGGGGTCGAGCCAGACCCCGTGGGGGTTGTCCTTGCCGTTGTACCAGTGTTCCGGGAGGTACCTGAAGCCCTCGCGCTTGTAGTCTTCGAGAAAGAGCGTCTCGCCCGTTACCGTGCCTTCATCCTTAAGTTCGGATATTCTCTTCTCCACTGGGAGATGACCGCCGGTGGTTACTATCACGTCGGCTTTCCCCAGGAGTTCAATCTGGCTTGCCGTGAGCTGATACTCGTGTGGGTCAGCGCCCGGCGGGATTAGGTAGACGACGTCCACCGAATCGCCGAATGCATCCTGGATTATTGCCGCCAGGGGGTTTATGCTGGTCACAACTAGGGGTTTCTCACTCGCCGCGCCCACAAAAGGTGCAACCATACCCGCGATGAGCATTACGATTAACAGCAGCCTCTTCATTTTCGGTCACCCTAATTCCTCTTGACGTTAGCCTTTTAAAGCTCTCCGCAAATTTTATAACCCATTCCACTAACTACTACCTGGTGATGTTATGAAGAGCCTCCTAACGTGGGTAACAATCCTCATCCTCCTGCTCGTCCCCCTGACCATCCCCGAAACGTCGGCGGTTAAGATTGACACCAACGTGAGCGTCGAAATAAATCCCAACGCAGAGCTTCTTGGAATCGTTTACTACCTCGCCTTCGGAAAGGATCCCTTCGTCGTCGACAGGGGGAGCTATCTGACGGAGGTCGAGGACCACTTCGGAAAGTTCAGGGACTCCAAGGCCGTGCTCCTCCTGAAATCCTACATTTCCCGGGGGAGGAGCGTGCCGGAGAAGGACTACCTGTTGATGGGCATTGAGTATTATCTGCTCCTCTGTTCGGATCCGCCAGAACTGGAGCCTATGACAACCCTGGGCTATCCTTGGTTCGAGAACGAATTCCTCCCGGCGCTGAGGGAGTTCGCTAGGGAGAGCGACTTTATGGGGTTCTACGATAGCCACATGGATTACTACCGCGAGGACCTGAGAATCTATGAGAACGCCCTCAAAATGCTCCCGCCCGACGAGTTCATGGCCAGAAACGCCGGGGTTCGCAACGTCACCTATGAGTTCCTTCATCCCTACCTCGTCGCGGTTCACGGTCACAGCTTCAGCCCGGCCATCAACGGCACTGAAATCTGGGGGGCCGGTGGAATGCTACCCCTCGTCAGGAGAACTCCTCAGAGAACCCTCTGGAGCTGCAAAACCGCCAGGGACACGATGTTCGGACTTCCGCTGAACAGAGATTATCTCGTGAACGAAGGGCTTAACGAGCTCCTCTACCTGGCTTTCGTTTATCACGAGCTTGGTCACGACGTTACCGTTCCCGCCCTCAACTCTTACAGAAACCTTTCAAGCCTTCCCTACCTCACTGATGTCATAAGACGAGACATGCCCTACCTGGCCGTTTACGACATTCACTTCTGGGACGACTACGGGATGATATACGAGGGCTTTGCGGACGGCTGGGAGGATTTTGCTATGGGGCACGTTGACCCGGAGTACGCGGAGGTTGAGATGTGGATGCAGCGGGGTTGGGGAGAGTTCTGGATCGACGAGATGGTGGAACTCTACGGGAAATACGCGAATAAGTCCGTTCACTACGGCGTTGACATTCAGAGGTATATTCCCAACATGGCCAAAGAACTCAGGGAGAGAGTCCCAGAGGAGAACGCCTCGCTTCTCTATCAGCAACGCGTTCCCGTGACTCCCCTGAGGGCTTTTGATAGAGGCGCGGTTACTGGAAAAGTCGTGGTGGTTTACGGAACGCAAAATCCTGACCCCAAGGGGGCGGAATACGATAGAGAAACCGCCGAACTTATAGCGGACAACCTTAGAACCTTCTACTCTCAGTGGAACGGAAGCGTGGAGATAGTTGTTAAAGCTGATGTGAACGTGACGGAGGATGAGCTTGGAGAGAACCTTGTTCTTGTCGGAGGCCCCGCGGCGAACTCGGTTGTCGCTGAGATGCAGGAGCACTTCCCGCTGCGCTTTGTGAAGGAAGGGAACTACTGGGTGATTGAGCACAGCCCCAACTGGAGCGCTGATTCATTCATAATAACGGAGAACGAGAGCGATCCTGTGGTGAAAGGGCAGCTTAATCTGTCAGATTCCCCCACCGCGACGCTCCTGCTTGCGGTGAGGAACCCCAACAACCCCGAGAATTACATTGTCTGGATAGCCGGGGCGGACCGCTACGGCACCAGGCTCTTCAGAAACCCGACATACTACCTCTCAAGCTACGAGATATTTACAGGAAAAGGGATAGAGATGGGCTTTTATGTTTAGCCGTTGGCCTCTTCTTGAGGGGCCTTCTTCCCTTTTCCGTTCCCGTTGCTCTTGATGTGGGGCTTGCCGATGGCTATCGTGAACCCCTTGAAGCTGTCATCCTTTCTGTTGAACTCTATCGCCAGCGGGAGGCCGTTGTCCTCGTTGAAGACTATGCGCACTATCCTCGCCCGCGAGTGGTCGTTCAGGTAGTCCTCCTTCAGGTCGTCGTAGTCTTCGAGAACCCTGTCTATGCTGTCGCTGTGCATATCGTAGATTTCCCTGGCGTAAACGCTGTGGCTCTTGATCTCCTCGACCTTCTTCTCCTTATTCAAGCTATCACTTCCCGGACTTCATCATGCCCTGCGCCAGGCACCCTCCCGGAATTTAAAAACTTTCCTCCGTTCGGCCATGCGGAGGGCTTCCTCAAGCCTGCCCTTCGGCACTTCCATGCCGTGGAGCTCCTTGAACAGCTCGATGATTTCATCCGTGGTTAAAGCATCCTTCTCCTCGAAGAGGTTGCCAACGAGGTTTATCATATCCTCGACGAAGTTCCACGGGAAGACTATCCAAATCCAGTCGATTTCCTCACCGTAGTAGTCTGGCTTGAAGCGTGAGCCCTTTATGGTGAGGAGCGTCGCAACCCGTACCTCTGCCGGTTTCTGCTCCTCTACGTAGTTCTTTGCGAGCGTTAGGCTCTCGCCGGTGTCGCTGATGTCGTCCACTATGAGAACCTTCTTGCCGCCTAGGTCGTAGTTGCTGCCGTACTTGAGCTTGGCCTTTCCGTCTGGGGTTGCCGTAACGCCCCAGTGCTCGACCTTGAGGCTGACGAGGTCTTTGACCCCCAGGTAGTCGCAGTAAAGCCTTGCCGCAATCCAGCCGCCCCTCGCGAGGCCGACTATAACGTCTGGCCTCCATCCGTCCTCCAGAACCTTCCAGGCGCCTTCCTTTGCCCACCTTTCTATATCGTCCCAAGAAGCGAGATAAGCCGGAAACTTCTTCATCGCATTTCCCTTAACGGAGCAAGGGGAAGGTTATATTTAAGCGTTACGCTCTAGTATTTGACTGGAATGTGGCAAAAGAAGGTGGGAAAATCAGAGCCTGGCCCGCTTCCAAACCGTTCCCTGCGGGGTGTCCTCAAGCTGGATGCCCATCTCCCTGAGCTCGGCCCTTATCTTGTCGGCTAGGGCAAAGTTGCGCTCCTTCCTGAGCTGGGCACGGACGTCTATCAGCAGCTGGATGAGTGCCTCCTCCTCACCGGCCCTCTGTTCCCTGAAGTAGTCCTCAAAGATGCCGAAGACCTCGCTTACGATCCTGAAGAACTCCATTGCCTTGCGGAGGATGCTTTCCTTCGGCTTCTCGACCTTTGTCAGATACTTGTTGACGGCGTTGCTGGCCTCGAAGAGGGCCTTCATGGCCTCAGCCGTGTTGAAGTCGTCGTCCATCGCCTCGTAGAACTTCTCCCTCGCGTTCCTTATCGCCTCGTAGGCCTCGAACTCTTCCTGACCCCACTTGAAGGAAATCTCTGCCCTCTCCATGGCCACGCGGATGTTCTCAAGGGTGTTGTAGAGCCTCTCAAGGTTGTTCTTGGCGTGCTCCATGCCCTCCTCCGTGTAGTCGAGCGGCGAGCGGTAGTGCCTCTGGAGGACGAAGAGCCTTATGACCTCGGGGTCGTAGCGTTCGAGCATCTCCCTTATGGTCACGAAGTTGCCGAGGCTCTTGCTCATCTTCTCCCCGTTCACCATCAGGAAGCCGGTGTGGAGCCAGTAGCGAACCCACTCGTGCCCTGTGCAGGCTTCCGTCTGGGCTATCTCGTTCTCGTGGTGCGGGAAGATGAGGTCGTTGCCGCCGCCGTGGATGTCAAAGCTCTCACCGAGGTACTTGGTGCTCATCGTGGAGCACTCTATGTGCCAGCCGGGCCTTCCCTCGCCCCAGGGGCTTTCCCATTTCGGCTCTCCGGGCTTTGCCTTCTTCCAGAGGGCGAAATCCTCGGGATTTTTCTTGCCCTCGCCCGGCTCGACGCGCGCGCCCTTCACGAGGTCCTCCAGCTTTATCTTGCTCAGCTTTCCGTAGTCCTTAAATCTCCTGACCTCAAAGTAAACACCGTCGCTTCCCTCGTAGGCGTAGCCCCTCTCCTGGAGCTTCCTCACGAAGTCTATGATGTCCTCGATGTGTTCGGTAACGCGCGGATAGATGTCTGCCGGCTTGACCTTGAGAGCTTTCATGTCCTCACGGAAGTAGCGGAGGAACCTCTCGGCCAGCTCCCTCGGATCTTCGCCGGTCTCGTTGGCGCGCCGGATTATCTTGTCATCTATGTCCGTGAAGTTCATCACCAGGAGAACGGTGTAACCGCGGTGCTCCAGGTATCTCCTGATAACGTCGAAGGCTATGTATGTCCTAGCGTGACCTAGGTGAGTGTAATCGTAAACCGTCGGCCCACAGACGTACATCCTGACCTCGCCTTCCCTAAGGGGCCTGAACTCCTCCTTCTGCTTTGTCAGGGTGTTGTACACTCTTATGGCCATCTCCTCACCACCGGGGGAACTTTGCAAAGCCCTTTTATTAGGTTATCGCCTTCGCTCTGGGCAGATTTGGGCATGCTTTCGATTGTTTCGGAACCCTTTGCCGCGCCAGTACCTCGGCAAAAGCTTAAAAACCGACCCCGTCAATCGGGGTTAGAGCAGTGAAAGGAGGTTACGATGATGAAGGTTCAGAAGGGAGACGTCATAAGGCTTCACTACACCGGAAAGGTCGAGGAGACCGGTGAGATATTTGACACCACCTTTGAGGATGTCGCCAAGGCGGCCGGAATATACTCGGAGAAGGGAATCTACGGCCCGGTTCCGATAGCCGTTGGGGCGGGCCACGTTCTCGGAGGCCTCGACGAGCAGCTTGAAGGACTGGAAGTCGGTGAGAAGTACGAGATAACCGTTCCGCCCGAGAAAGGCTTCGGAAAGCGCGACCCCAAGCTCATCAAGACCTTCACCCTCGGCCAGTTCAGGAGGCAGGGCATCTACCCGTTCCCGGGGATGCCCGTTGAGATAGAGACAGAGGGCGGAAGGAAGCTCAAAGGTAAGGTCATGACCGTCAGCGGCGGCCGTGTTAGGGTTGACTTTAACCACCCCTACGCAGGCAAGCACCTCGTCTACGAGGTGGAGATAGTCGAGAAGATTGAAGACCCGATCGAGAAGGTGAAGGCCCTCATAGAGCTCCGCATGCCGCGGGTTAACACCGAAAAGGTCATCATCGAGGTCGGCGAAAAGGACGTCACCGTTGACTTTGGGGGACTCGTTAATGAGGTCGACAAGAACACCCTCGTTCTCGGCGAGATACTCCTTGAGAGCGACCTCAAGTTCATAGGCTACGAAGAGGTCAAGTTCAAACCGAGCGTTGAAGAGCTCCTCAGACCGCCGGAGGAGGTCGAAGAGGCCACCGAAACGGTGGAAGAGCAGGAGGGCGTTGAAACCCCCAAAGAGACCGCAGAAAAAGCTGAGGAGGCCAAGGAAGAAGCCGATACGGAGGAAAAGCCCGAAGAAGCCGCTGAGGAGAAGACCGAGGAGCCGAAGGAGACCGAGAAGGCTGACGAGGCAGAGAAGGAAAAGAAGCCCAAGAGAAAAACCACCAGGAAGAGCACCAAGGGCAGAAAGACCCGGAGGACTACCACCAAGAAGACCACCAGCAAGAAGAAGGTCAAGGCCGCCGAGGAAGCCGGCGAAAAGAAGGAGTGAGTTTTTAACCCCTCTTTTTGATACTTAATTTTGGTGTGGGCTATGGTGAGTGAGGAGAGGCTGAGGATACTCCTTGAGGATCTAGGTTCCAGGTTTACCCGTGAGGATATTCCTCAAATAAGGAACGCCCTTCTGGCCCTTCGGGCCGTTGCGGATATACCGGTATCCAGGATAAACCCTTCGAACGGGTATCATCCCGTAGTGGTGTTTAAGAAGCGCTTTGGGAGGATTCAAAAGGAAGTGCCTGTTTCTATCACTGAACTTAAGATACTCAACAGATACAACATGCCCGGGTGGCGGCGTGAGGTCAATTTTTGGCTTGACAACGATGTCGCAGTTATGGACACCATAAACGGCATTGAAACGCTCATGATAGGGGACCCCAGGGGACTCAACAGACTCGGGGACATTATACGGCGGCTGCTCCAATACATGAGGTTCAGGCCAAGAAAGCTCGTCCTGTTCTACAACACTATATACATGGACTTTGGGGCCAACAGGTACGTTGAACTGCTCATCAAGGGAAGCGATGTTGAGGTGAGACTTATAAACATGAAGGTTGGGGAGGCCGTTAACTACTTTGGAAAGGCAATGGAGCACATTGACTCCGCCTTTGGGAACAAAAACCTGGAATTTTACAGGCTCCTGTTCGCCTATGCCACCGAGACGAGGAGCTCATTCGACTGGTTCTTCCACAGGTACGTGTACCCGGGACTGAACCCGGAGCAGAAGGAGTTCTTTGAGGAGATGCAGGACTACCGGAACTTCCTAACCCTGCTCTACAGCCACGTCAGCCGCCTTAACAAGGACAGGATAGGCAACGAGGTTGGAATCAGGGTGATAAGAAGGGCGAATCCCAAGAGACCCCTGGAAATCGGCATTGTCTTTACGAACCGGGGTATTGAGATTCGCCGCTATGCAAACAACGTTCAGATCAGCTTCATGGTGTGAGCCCCCATGAGGCTCAGAAGAAACCCGTGGGTTCTCTACGTCGCACTGCTTCCCTTTATCCTCCTCGTCCGCTACAGCGGGGGTGGAATTTTCCGATGGGCGGGCTATAACTTTCTCTGCTACTTCGCCGTGCCCCTGCTCCTCGCGAGGTTCCTTGGTTTTAGACCTGAGGATATGGGGATGGGAATTGGAAAGAAGACGGGATACAAATGGGCCCTCATGCTCTTTCTGGCGGCCATACCGCTGAGCCTCTACGGCGTAACCGTGCCCTCGATGAAGGAGTACTACCCGATATTCGAGTACTCCGGCTGGGGCGACTTCTTCCTCAAGGAACTGGCCGTTGGGGTGATAATGTTCTCCCACGAGGCGTTCTACAGGGGAATCCTCCTCTTTCCGCTCGCCAGGAAGAACGAATGGCTAGGCATACTCGCCCAGGACATTCCCTACGCGCTCGCGCACATTGGCAAACCTGGCATAGAGGTTCCTTACTCTTTTGTGGCGGGGATAATCTTCGCCAAGCTCGACCTCAAGGGTGAGAGCTTCCTCCCCAGCTTCCTGCTCCACTGGTTCGGGTCGGTTCTCTTTGACCTGCTCTGCGTCCTCCTCTGAGCGAAAGTTCTATTTAGTAGGAGGTCGAGACACTCCTATGTTTGGCTCCGATGTATACACCGACCGCCGCTACTGGGAGATAGACCTGCTGCGCGGCGTTGGAATAACGATGATGGTGGTCTCTAACTTCATTACAGACCTTCAGCTCTTTCTAGGGTACTCCTCCCACCGGGATTTCTGGATGGTGTTTGCCATCACCACGGCCACGATATTCGTCTTCGCCTCGGGTCTCTCCATGTGGATAAGCTACTCCAGAACACTGGGGAAAAAGCCCGGCCCCCATCTGAAGTACCTCCGGCGCTTTTTCAAGCTCTTTGGCATGGGATTGCTGATTACGGCCACCACGCACTCACTGGGGATGACGGTACATTTTGGAATCCTCCATCTCCTCGCGGTCGCCACCCTCCTTGGAATGTTTTTTCACAGGTTTGGGAGCCTCAATGCACTCTGGGCCGCGTTCTTTATTCTCGGGTATCTCGTCATCAGAAACTTCCACGATGGGCCCTGGCTTCTGCCCGTGGGAATCATGCCTGAGAACTACTTCGCCCCCGATTACTTCCCGGTATTCCCCTGGTTCGGGGTCTTCCTCCTTGGAATGGCCGCCGGGAGCGTTTTCTACCCGGACGGAAGGAGAAAACAGGAGATATTCCTCCCATCGAATCCGCTGGTTCACTTCGCCGCCTTCGCAGGGAGGCACACCCTTCTGATTTACGTGATTCATCAGCCAATACTCGTGGGCCTGCTGAGGCTCATTCACGGCCCCCTCCCAGGCCTTCCGGTTTAGTTTGAAGCCTCGCCGTCCCGTAGCCGACGAAGAGCACCCTGTCAGGGTCAAGGGCCTTTAACACCTCTGGCCGGTGGGTGATTATGAGCGCTGTTATGCCTGCCTCCCTGATTATCTCGGCGACCTTCTTGGCAACGCGCATTGCGGTGAGCGTATCGAGGTGGGCCGCAAATTCATCCATTAGAAGCAGATTCGGCTTCTCAGCCAAAAGTGACGCTATCCTCGCCCTCTCCTTCTGACCCGTGCTCAGCTCACCGTACTTGGCGCGGTAAAGAACGGCATCGCTCAGGCCGGCCCTGTTGAGTATCTCCACCGCGGCATTGAGGTCGCCTATCTTCCTGTAAACGTGCTCCAAGATGGCCTCCGTGCC contains:
- a CDS encoding zinc ABC transporter substrate-binding protein, which encodes MKRLLLIVMLIAGMVAPFVGAASEKPLVVTSINPLAAIIQDAFGDSVDVVYLIPPGADPHEYQLTASQIELLGKADVIVTTGGHLPVEKRISELKDEGTVTGETLFLEDYKREGFRYLPEHWYNGKDNPHGVWLDPTNALAIARAAEKALEGADPVNAEVYRAEYRDFEVRVRTIMEAYRALVDENRTAVIQMPPDQYAIEWLGIKAIASIKPEEEMPAIGVDDLVPTATKADVVVYAVDSPDQLKDAAEELSAKSGKPSAEIRVFWKDEPYTKILIENSAAVIRALGGNASAEGPAAKTDVSRYVAVSLMVGLVLGTALGVVLKK
- a CDS encoding DUF4932 domain-containing protein; this translates as MKSLLTWVTILILLLVPLTIPETSAVKIDTNVSVEINPNAELLGIVYYLAFGKDPFVVDRGSYLTEVEDHFGKFRDSKAVLLLKSYISRGRSVPEKDYLLMGIEYYLLLCSDPPELEPMTTLGYPWFENEFLPALREFARESDFMGFYDSHMDYYREDLRIYENALKMLPPDEFMARNAGVRNVTYEFLHPYLVAVHGHSFSPAINGTEIWGAGGMLPLVRRTPQRTLWSCKTARDTMFGLPLNRDYLVNEGLNELLYLAFVYHELGHDVTVPALNSYRNLSSLPYLTDVIRRDMPYLAVYDIHFWDDYGMIYEGFADGWEDFAMGHVDPEYAEVEMWMQRGWGEFWIDEMVELYGKYANKSVHYGVDIQRYIPNMAKELRERVPEENASLLYQQRVPVTPLRAFDRGAVTGKVVVVYGTQNPDPKGAEYDRETAELIADNLRTFYSQWNGSVEIVVKADVNVTEDELGENLVLVGGPAANSVVAEMQEHFPLRFVKEGNYWVIEHSPNWSADSFIITENESDPVVKGQLNLSDSPTATLLLAVRNPNNPENYIVWIAGADRYGTRLFRNPTYYLSSYEIFTGKGIEMGFYV
- a CDS encoding phosphoribosyltransferase, with product MKKFPAYLASWDDIERWAKEGAWKVLEDGWRPDVIVGLARGGWIAARLYCDYLGVKDLVSLKVEHWGVTATPDGKAKLKYGSNYDLGGKKVLIVDDISDTGESLTLAKNYVEEQKPAEVRVATLLTIKGSRFKPDYYGEEIDWIWIVFPWNFVEDMINLVGNLFEEKDALTTDEIIELFKELHGMEVPKGRLEEALRMAERRKVFKFREGAWRRA
- the cysS gene encoding cysteine--tRNA ligase, with protein sequence MAIRVYNTLTKQKEEFRPLREGEVRMYVCGPTVYDYTHLGHARTYIAFDVIRRYLEHRGYTVLLVMNFTDIDDKIIRRANETGEDPRELAERFLRYFREDMKALKVKPADIYPRVTEHIEDIIDFVRKLQERGYAYEGSDGVYFEVRRFKDYGKLSKIKLEDLVKGARVEPGEGKKNPEDFALWKKAKPGEPKWESPWGEGRPGWHIECSTMSTKYLGESFDIHGGGNDLIFPHHENEIAQTEACTGHEWVRYWLHTGFLMVNGEKMSKSLGNFVTIREMLERYDPEVIRLFVLQRHYRSPLDYTEEGMEHAKNNLERLYNTLENIRVAMERAEISFKWGQEEFEAYEAIRNAREKFYEAMDDDFNTAEAMKALFEASNAVNKYLTKVEKPKESILRKAMEFFRIVSEVFGIFEDYFREQRAGEEEALIQLLIDVRAQLRKERNFALADKIRAELREMGIQLEDTPQGTVWKRARL
- a CDS encoding peptidylprolyl isomerase, with amino-acid sequence MMKVQKGDVIRLHYTGKVEETGEIFDTTFEDVAKAAGIYSEKGIYGPVPIAVGAGHVLGGLDEQLEGLEVGEKYEITVPPEKGFGKRDPKLIKTFTLGQFRRQGIYPFPGMPVEIETEGGRKLKGKVMTVSGGRVRVDFNHPYAGKHLVYEVEIVEKIEDPIEKVKALIELRMPRVNTEKVIIEVGEKDVTVDFGGLVNEVDKNTLVLGEILLESDLKFIGYEEVKFKPSVEELLRPPEEVEEATETVEEQEGVETPKETAEKAEEAKEEADTEEKPEEAAEEKTEEPKETEKADEAEKEKKPKRKTTRKSTKGRKTRRTTTKKTTSKKKVKAAEEAGEKKE
- the mrtA gene encoding CPBP family archaeomyxosortase MrtA, which encodes MRLRRNPWVLYVALLPFILLVRYSGGGIFRWAGYNFLCYFAVPLLLARFLGFRPEDMGMGIGKKTGYKWALMLFLAAIPLSLYGVTVPSMKEYYPIFEYSGWGDFFLKELAVGVIMFSHEAFYRGILLFPLARKNEWLGILAQDIPYALAHIGKPGIEVPYSFVAGIIFAKLDLKGESFLPSFLLHWFGSVLFDLLCVLL
- a CDS encoding heparan-alpha-glucosaminide N-acetyltransferase, with the translated sequence MFGSDVYTDRRYWEIDLLRGVGITMMVVSNFITDLQLFLGYSSHRDFWMVFAITTATIFVFASGLSMWISYSRTLGKKPGPHLKYLRRFFKLFGMGLLITATTHSLGMTVHFGILHLLAVATLLGMFFHRFGSLNALWAAFFILGYLVIRNFHDGPWLLPVGIMPENYFAPDYFPVFPWFGVFLLGMAAGSVFYPDGRRKQEIFLPSNPLVHFAAFAGRHTLLIYVIHQPILVGLLRLIHGPLPGLPV